Proteins encoded in a region of the Ancylobacter sp. SL191 genome:
- a CDS encoding DedA family protein, producing the protein MLDLHAYAQLALSFVMAHAHYAPYVAFMLAFCESLALVSLVVPATFVLLGLGPLIAAGGVPLFPVWAATAAGAVLGDTVSYWVGFYLKGTARERWPLNRFPQALARGERFFLRFGTWSVFLGRFSGPLRAFVPLVAGMFAMPHFLFQMVNITSAMLWALLLLGPGAAAVKALGW; encoded by the coding sequence GTGCTCGACCTCCACGCCTATGCCCAGCTGGCACTCAGCTTCGTCATGGCGCATGCCCATTACGCGCCCTATGTCGCCTTCATGCTCGCCTTCTGCGAGTCACTGGCCCTCGTCTCGCTCGTCGTGCCCGCGACCTTCGTGCTGCTCGGCCTCGGGCCGCTGATCGCCGCCGGCGGGGTGCCGCTCTTCCCGGTCTGGGCGGCGACCGCAGCGGGCGCGGTGCTGGGCGATACCGTGTCCTACTGGGTCGGCTTCTATCTCAAAGGCACCGCGCGCGAGCGCTGGCCGCTTAACCGCTTCCCGCAGGCGCTGGCGCGCGGGGAGCGGTTCTTCCTGCGCTTCGGCACCTGGAGCGTGTTCCTCGGCCGCTTCTCCGGCCCGCTGCGCGCCTTCGTGCCGCTGGTGGCCGGCATGTTCGCCATGCCGCATTTCCTGTTCCAGATGGTGAACATCACCTCGGCCATGCTGTGGGCGCTGCTGCTGCTCGGCCCCGGCGCGGCGGCGGTGAAGGCGCTCGGCTGGTAG
- a CDS encoding mannan-binding lectin yields MFSPKTLIAVAIILTSPAVALADFDMKAGPIMNQGQADTLCPQACKLTFNGAWVTKVAGQMSICSGTNTVNGTSFTIMDAKGGLNAGPIFSNAEAPTKCAAAFAGTKWNGQWSTTKPGEMSVCGCTGTAQPWTPNIEQP; encoded by the coding sequence ATGTTCTCACCGAAAACACTGATCGCGGTAGCCATTATACTGACGTCGCCGGCCGTGGCGCTGGCTGACTTCGATATGAAGGCAGGGCCAATCATGAACCAGGGGCAGGCGGATACGCTCTGTCCGCAAGCCTGCAAGCTGACCTTCAATGGCGCCTGGGTCACCAAGGTGGCCGGGCAGATGTCGATCTGTTCTGGAACCAACACCGTCAACGGCACCAGCTTCACGATCATGGATGCCAAGGGCGGGCTGAATGCCGGCCCGATCTTCAGCAATGCGGAAGCGCCGACCAAATGCGCCGCGGCTTTCGCGGGCACCAAATGGAACGGTCAATGGTCGACGACCAAGCCGGGCGAGATGTCTGTTTGCGGCTGCACCGGCACGGCCCAGCCCTGGACACCGAACATCGAGCAGCCCTGA
- the mutL gene encoding DNA mismatch repair endonuclease MutL, giving the protein MPLRLLPSTLVDRIAAGEVVERPAAALKEIVENALDAGATRIEIVIDGGGRRLLRVTDDGCGMSGDDLALAVERHATSKLDSEDLLTIATLGFRGEALPSIGAVARLAITSRPRGADSAHEIRVEGGVKGAVKPAALGHGTRVEVRDLFFATPARLKFLKSERAETAAAVDAVRRLALARPEVGFTLVTDDRAPLTWPARSADPAGRRARIADVLGHEVGQNALDIDGRREGARLAGLAGLPTFSKANSLSQYLFVNGRPVRDKLLIGAIRAAYADLLPSDRHPVTALFLDLDPREVDVNVHPAKTEVRFRDPGLIRALIVRTLMDALTLAVPRTATTAADRLAQFARADTMDGYRPQPRPGNYDWTSSWAAPEGASNSAPAGFNESPARFDFGGNTSGGLALDLAPQADARAAHLPASPDVMERPLGAARAQLHETYIIAQTREGVVVIDQHAAHERIVYEKLKAAMARDGLTRQMLLVPLVVDLDPAEAARLAERAEALEKLGLVIEPFGPGALLVREVPALLGDADVPALVRELAEHAAEWDDALPLERRLLHVAATMACHGSVRAGRRLRVEEMNALLREMEETPNAAQCNHGRPTFVTLALADIERLFARR; this is encoded by the coding sequence ATGCCCCTGCGCCTTCTGCCCTCCACCCTGGTCGACCGCATCGCGGCGGGCGAGGTGGTGGAGCGCCCGGCGGCGGCGCTGAAGGAGATCGTCGAGAACGCGCTCGACGCCGGCGCAACGCGCATCGAGATCGTTATCGACGGCGGCGGGCGGCGGCTGTTGCGCGTCACCGATGATGGCTGCGGCATGAGCGGGGATGACCTTGCCCTCGCGGTCGAGCGCCACGCCACCTCCAAGCTCGACAGCGAAGACCTGCTCACCATCGCCACGCTCGGCTTTCGCGGCGAGGCGCTGCCTTCCATTGGCGCGGTGGCGCGGCTCGCCATCACCAGCCGGCCGCGGGGCGCCGACAGCGCCCATGAAATCCGCGTCGAGGGCGGGGTGAAGGGGGCGGTGAAACCGGCCGCGCTCGGCCATGGCACGCGGGTTGAGGTGCGCGACCTGTTCTTTGCCACCCCGGCGCGGCTGAAATTCCTGAAATCCGAGCGGGCCGAGACCGCGGCGGCCGTGGATGCGGTGCGGCGCCTCGCCCTCGCCCGCCCGGAGGTCGGCTTCACCCTTGTGACCGATGACCGGGCGCCGCTCACCTGGCCCGCCCGCAGCGCGGACCCTGCCGGCCGCCGCGCCCGCATCGCCGATGTGCTCGGCCATGAGGTCGGGCAGAACGCGCTCGACATTGACGGACGGCGCGAGGGTGCCCGGCTCGCCGGCCTTGCCGGGCTGCCAACCTTCTCCAAGGCGAACTCGCTGTCGCAGTACCTGTTCGTCAATGGCCGTCCAGTGCGCGACAAGCTGCTGATCGGCGCCATCCGCGCCGCCTATGCGGACCTGTTGCCCTCCGACCGCCACCCGGTGACGGCGCTGTTCCTCGATCTCGACCCGCGCGAGGTCGATGTGAACGTACACCCGGCCAAGACCGAGGTGCGCTTCCGCGACCCCGGCCTCATCCGCGCGCTGATCGTGCGCACGCTGATGGACGCGCTCACTTTGGCCGTGCCGCGCACCGCCACGACCGCCGCCGACCGGCTGGCGCAGTTCGCCCGCGCCGACACCATGGACGGCTACAGGCCGCAGCCCCGGCCGGGCAATTATGACTGGACCAGCTCCTGGGCCGCGCCCGAGGGGGCCTCCAACAGCGCGCCCGCCGGCTTCAACGAGTCCCCCGCCCGCTTCGATTTCGGCGGAAACACAAGCGGCGGGCTCGCGCTCGACCTCGCCCCGCAGGCCGATGCGCGGGCGGCCCATCTCCCCGCATCGCCGGATGTGATGGAGCGCCCGCTCGGCGCGGCGCGGGCGCAGCTGCACGAGACCTACATCATCGCCCAGACCCGCGAGGGCGTCGTGGTGATCGACCAGCACGCCGCCCATGAGCGCATCGTCTATGAGAAGCTCAAGGCCGCCATGGCGCGCGACGGGCTCACCCGGCAGATGCTGCTGGTGCCGCTGGTGGTCGATCTCGACCCGGCCGAGGCGGCGCGCCTCGCCGAACGCGCGGAGGCGCTGGAAAAGCTCGGCCTCGTCATTGAGCCCTTTGGCCCCGGCGCGCTGCTGGTGCGCGAAGTGCCGGCGCTGCTCGGGGATGCCGACGTGCCGGCGCTGGTGCGCGAACTCGCCGAGCACGCGGCGGAATGGGACGACGCCCTGCCGCTGGAGCGACGCCTCCTGCATGTCGCCGCCACCATGGCCTGCCATGGCTCGGTGCGCGCCGGCCGGCGGCTGCGGGTGGAGGAGATGAACGCCCTCTTGCGCGAGATGGAAGAGACGCCGAACGCCGCCCAGTGCAATCACGGCCGGCCGACCTTCGTCACGCTCGCGCTCGCCGATATCGAACGCCTCTTCGCGCGGCGCTGA
- a CDS encoding macro domain-containing protein — translation MALIHEIAGDILLSDTALIAHGVAPGDHFDSGLALALRERYPSLAKDFRHECRISHPKAGGIWVWAGAGEHGAVRIACLLTQEPAENPTGHPGKATLENVGHALKALARYAQDEKIASLALPRLATGVGGLDWADVRPLVEHHLGALTIPVYVYTVYHKGQKATEPGLPAAA, via the coding sequence ATGGCACTGATTCACGAAATCGCGGGCGACATCCTGCTCAGCGACACCGCGCTCATCGCCCATGGCGTGGCGCCGGGCGACCATTTCGACAGCGGCCTCGCTCTGGCGCTGCGCGAGCGCTACCCCTCGCTCGCCAAGGATTTCCGCCATGAATGCCGGATCAGCCACCCCAAGGCCGGCGGGATCTGGGTCTGGGCCGGCGCGGGCGAACATGGCGCGGTGCGCATCGCCTGCCTGCTGACGCAGGAGCCGGCGGAGAACCCCACCGGCCATCCGGGCAAGGCAACGCTGGAGAATGTCGGCCACGCGCTCAAGGCGCTGGCGCGCTACGCGCAGGACGAGAAGATCGCCAGCCTCGCGCTTCCCCGCCTCGCCACCGGCGTCGGTGGGCTCGACTGGGCGGATGTGAGGCCGCTGGTGGAGCACCATCTCGGCGCGCTCACCATCCCGGTCTATGTCTATACGGTCTACCACAAGGGCCAGAAGGCCACCGAGCCGGGGCTGCCGGCGGCGGCGTGA
- a CDS encoding NAD(P)/FAD-dependent oxidoreductase, with amino-acid sequence MAFDTDPPDSGHPKSWYAATARHLAPFPSLAGTVTADVCVIGGGYTGLSAALHLAEAGLDVVLLEAARVGSGASGRNGGQIHTGQRRDQDWLEAQVGLDDAKALWRMAEEAKALLHALIARHRIECDVRPGLIVADHKPGYVAHSHAYARKLNEVYGYPHAAPLSREEMRALVGSDAYFGGMIDHGGGHLHPLNLALGLARAADKAGVRLFENSRAVGIDEGGPKVQVKTAGGLVACDFVLECGDGLQDGLDRRVDTHVMPIANYIAATEPLGARAGDVIANDAAVADSRFVVNYYRLSADGRLLFGGGESYTRRLRPDPGAFVRPYMLKIFPQLADVRIDYGWGGILGITMSRLPFVRKLSPRVLTAAGYSGQGVMLAPYFGKLLGDAIKGQLGQFDLLARLPVPPFPGGPVMRWPLLVAGMSYFALRDRL; translated from the coding sequence ATGGCGTTCGACACTGATCCCCCCGACTCCGGTCACCCGAAAAGCTGGTACGCCGCCACCGCGCGGCACCTAGCCCCCTTCCCCAGCCTTGCCGGCACCGTGACTGCCGATGTCTGCGTCATCGGCGGCGGCTATACGGGCCTCTCCGCCGCGCTGCATCTGGCGGAAGCCGGGCTCGACGTGGTGCTGCTGGAGGCGGCGCGCGTCGGCTCCGGCGCCTCAGGCCGCAATGGCGGGCAGATCCATACCGGCCAGCGCCGCGATCAGGACTGGCTGGAGGCGCAGGTCGGGCTCGATGATGCCAAGGCGCTCTGGCGCATGGCGGAGGAGGCGAAGGCGCTGCTGCACGCGCTGATCGCCCGCCACCGGATCGAGTGCGACGTACGGCCGGGCCTCATCGTCGCCGATCACAAGCCCGGCTATGTCGCCCATAGTCACGCCTATGCGCGCAAGCTCAACGAAGTCTATGGCTACCCGCACGCCGCCCCGCTCTCGCGCGAGGAAATGCGGGCGCTGGTTGGCTCCGATGCCTATTTCGGCGGGATGATCGACCATGGCGGCGGGCATCTGCACCCGCTCAACCTCGCCCTCGGCCTCGCCCGCGCGGCGGACAAGGCCGGCGTCCGGCTGTTCGAGAATTCCCGCGCGGTCGGCATCGACGAAGGCGGGCCCAAGGTGCAGGTGAAAACCGCCGGCGGGCTGGTGGCCTGCGACTTCGTGCTGGAATGCGGCGACGGGTTGCAGGACGGGCTCGACCGACGGGTCGACACCCACGTCATGCCGATCGCCAACTACATCGCCGCCACCGAGCCGCTCGGCGCGCGCGCCGGTGACGTCATCGCCAATGACGCGGCGGTGGCCGACAGCCGCTTCGTGGTGAATTATTATCGCCTCTCGGCCGATGGGCGCCTCCTGTTCGGCGGCGGGGAGAGCTATACGCGCCGCCTGCGCCCGGACCCCGGCGCTTTTGTTCGGCCCTATATGCTGAAGATCTTCCCGCAGCTCGCCGATGTGCGCATCGATTATGGCTGGGGCGGCATTCTCGGCATCACCATGAGCCGGCTGCCCTTCGTGCGGAAGCTCTCCCCCCGCGTGCTCACCGCCGCCGGCTATTCCGGCCAGGGCGTGATGCTCGCGCCCTATTTCGGCAAGCTGCTGGGTGACGCGATCAAGGGCCAGCTCGGCCAGTTCGACCTCTTGGCGCGCCTGCCCGTGCCGCCCTTCCCCGGCGGACCGGTGATGCGCTGGCCGCTGCTGGTCGCCGGCATGAGCTATTTCGCCCTGCGCGACCGGCTGTGA